A region from the Arcanobacterium buesumense genome encodes:
- a CDS encoding response regulator transcription factor codes for MTNVLIVEDDSAISAPLVRALSREGYDVTAVDTGQAAVNLVNTPIDLMVLDLGLPDMDGLDVARAARTAGQTFPILILTARAEEVDMVVGLDAGADDYVTKPFRLAELLARVRALLRRSSAIDEPADTLQAQDVTIDIAAHRAYIDGKELQLTGKEFELLTILIRSAGSVVSRETLMTTMWGKDAEKSTKKLDMHISWLRRKLGDDVTEPHYISTVRGMGFRFEVR; via the coding sequence ATGACGAATGTACTAATAGTTGAAGATGACTCGGCCATTTCCGCTCCACTTGTGCGCGCATTATCGCGTGAAGGATATGACGTCACCGCAGTGGATACCGGACAGGCAGCAGTTAATTTAGTGAACACACCGATTGATTTAATGGTCTTAGATCTCGGCCTACCAGATATGGACGGGCTAGATGTGGCACGTGCAGCACGCACCGCGGGACAAACATTCCCAATTTTGATACTTACTGCCCGAGCTGAAGAAGTCGACATGGTTGTTGGTTTAGATGCTGGAGCAGATGATTACGTTACCAAGCCGTTCCGGTTAGCTGAACTGTTGGCACGCGTGCGTGCCTTACTGCGTCGCTCCTCAGCAATTGATGAACCGGCAGATACGCTACAAGCGCAAGACGTCACCATCGACATTGCTGCACACCGCGCCTACATTGACGGCAAAGAGTTACAGCTAACAGGTAAAGAGTTTGAGCTCCTGACAATTTTGATCCGCTCGGCTGGCTCGGTTGTTTCGCGCGAAACGTTGATGACGACGATGTGGGGCAAAGATGCTGAGAAGTCAACGAAGAAACTTGACATGCACATATCGTGGTTGCGTCGCAAACTTGGTGATGATGTCACTGAGCCACATTACATTTCAACTGTTCGCGGGATGGGATTCCGGTTCGAAGTTAGATAA
- a CDS encoding LCP family protein produces the protein MTQPPSFEPRKRRNRPSAQGARRVGRPAQARPAPPQTPTAGRLPRRTAGPSPTPAVIPPASTPRSSARPNGPRGPIRRSAFTEASPATQRPTPIAPPPQPVTPAPPPIHANQPAPVSRMSSPVSSPASFIATRGTQTRTWRFYARSTGIIALCFILSVLIWIYYLYSFGDSHITRLSALTGRPDTPGTTYLIVGSDERGGVVSDPTEGHRADTIMLLQVPESGTNSLVSIPRDTLVDYPDGDSGKINAALNIGGYKYLVGTVESLTGLTVDHYVQIGMDGVKQLTDAVGGVNLCLDYDVDDPYSTLVWQAGCHDVDGTTALAFSRMRYEDPLGDIGRTARQRQVVSKIISKAASVSTFLNPFKQRELVGAASDVLTVDTNDSLFDVAWAGLALRNAMGPDGAMGPPPISSLNYMGFDGASYVLLDEDVGPTFWSQVTDGSVTKDSFASFSD, from the coding sequence GTGACTCAGCCTCCTTCATTTGAGCCTCGCAAACGTCGTAACCGTCCCAGCGCACAAGGCGCCCGTCGAGTCGGGCGGCCAGCGCAGGCACGCCCTGCTCCGCCTCAGACGCCCACAGCGGGACGTCTGCCTCGGCGAACGGCTGGACCTAGCCCAACACCGGCCGTTATTCCACCGGCGTCAACTCCGCGCTCTTCGGCACGTCCGAATGGTCCACGTGGCCCTATACGACGTTCCGCCTTCACAGAGGCCTCACCGGCCACGCAACGGCCCACACCGATTGCCCCACCACCACAGCCAGTTACTCCAGCTCCACCACCAATACACGCTAATCAGCCCGCGCCAGTGAGCCGGATGAGCTCACCAGTTTCATCGCCTGCGAGCTTTATCGCTACTCGCGGAACACAAACACGCACTTGGCGTTTTTATGCTCGTTCAACAGGCATTATTGCCTTATGTTTTATTCTTTCGGTACTTATCTGGATCTACTATCTCTATAGTTTTGGCGATTCGCATATCACGCGTTTATCGGCACTTACTGGCCGTCCTGACACCCCAGGAACAACCTATTTAATCGTCGGCTCCGATGAACGCGGTGGAGTTGTTTCCGATCCAACTGAGGGGCATCGTGCCGATACAATCATGCTGCTTCAGGTTCCCGAATCGGGCACTAACTCGTTGGTTTCAATCCCGCGTGACACGTTGGTGGACTATCCAGATGGCGACTCTGGAAAGATCAACGCCGCCCTTAACATTGGCGGATATAAGTATTTAGTTGGAACTGTTGAATCATTAACTGGTTTAACCGTTGATCACTACGTGCAAATCGGTATGGATGGAGTTAAGCAATTAACTGATGCGGTAGGCGGAGTTAACCTCTGTCTCGACTACGATGTTGATGATCCGTACTCCACGCTTGTCTGGCAAGCCGGTTGTCACGATGTTGATGGCACAACCGCACTAGCTTTTTCCCGTATGCGCTATGAAGACCCTCTCGGGGACATTGGCCGTACGGCACGCCAACGCCAGGTCGTATCGAAAATTATTAGCAAGGCGGCCAGCGTATCTACCTTCCTCAATCCGTTCAAACAGCGTGAGTTAGTCGGCGCAGCGAGTGATGTTTTGACAGTTGACACCAATGATTCGCTTTTCGATGTAGCGTGGGCTGGCTTGGCATTGCGTAATGCCATGGGGCCAGACGGTGCGATGGGGCCACCGCCAATCAGTTCACTTAATTACATGGGCTTCGACGGGGCTTCCTATGTTCTTTTAGACGAGGATGTTGGGCCTACATTTTGGTCGCAAGTGACAGACGGCAGTGTAACGAAGGATTCCTTCGCTTCCTTCTCAGATTAA
- a CDS encoding adenylate/guanylate cyclase domain-containing protein: protein MLDTHDDNSEEELTTVEKHARRLLGGAPKYAVHQAAELAGMDVDTVRRFWRAMGFPYISNPDSILFTEYDIDVMRAHQDFVARGKMDEDTQNSLIRAQSHLADRIVLWQYEALVEEAENRYGLDEVSARYWVLDHIQDYEQFLIYQTKYAWRRHLTAFLRRTEVELEGMSYAGDEAMPLTRAVGFVDLVSFTQRSGELSPHQLVDFIQTFEFTSRDVISSYGARVVKTVGDAVLYISDDLATGATVVSEIVKALRATPGMPHVRASMVWGGLVSRFGDVFGPKVNLASRLCSIAPVGGILVDRPTAEALKKLDEHAYRIEPFGTPNLQGIGSIDAAQLHVVEKPES from the coding sequence ATGCTGGACACACATGATGATAATTCGGAAGAAGAGCTGACGACCGTTGAAAAACACGCTCGACGGCTCCTTGGCGGTGCCCCAAAATATGCGGTGCATCAAGCTGCTGAACTAGCTGGAATGGATGTTGACACAGTTCGTCGGTTCTGGCGAGCCATGGGATTTCCCTATATCTCCAATCCAGATAGTATTCTTTTCACGGAATATGACATTGACGTGATGCGCGCCCATCAAGATTTTGTCGCGCGTGGAAAGATGGACGAAGATACTCAAAACTCCCTTATTCGTGCCCAATCTCATCTCGCGGATCGTATCGTTTTATGGCAGTACGAAGCGCTTGTGGAAGAAGCTGAAAATCGGTATGGACTGGACGAAGTGTCCGCCCGTTACTGGGTTCTTGACCATATTCAAGACTATGAACAGTTTTTGATATATCAAACAAAATATGCCTGGCGCCGCCACTTAACTGCGTTCTTGCGACGCACCGAAGTTGAACTAGAAGGCATGTCCTACGCTGGCGATGAAGCGATGCCATTAACTCGTGCAGTCGGATTCGTTGACCTTGTCTCGTTTACGCAGCGATCTGGTGAATTATCTCCCCACCAGCTTGTCGATTTCATCCAAACTTTTGAATTTACTTCCCGTGATGTTATTTCCTCATATGGAGCTAGGGTAGTTAAAACTGTTGGTGACGCCGTGCTCTATATTTCTGACGATCTAGCAACTGGCGCAACCGTCGTATCGGAAATTGTTAAAGCTTTACGTGCAACTCCGGGGATGCCACACGTCCGCGCTTCGATGGTCTGGGGTGGATTAGTCTCCCGATTTGGGGATGTTTTTGGCCCAAAGGTCAATCTTGCGTCCCGACTGTGCTCGATAGCTCCAGTTGGGGGAATCTTAGTGGACCGGCCAACAGCAGAAGCCTTAAAAAAGCTTGACGAACATGCTTATCGTATTGAACCTTTTGGTACTCCAAACTTGCAAGGAATTGGAAGTATCGATGCTGCTCAACTTCACGTCGTCGAAAAACCCGAATCCTAA
- a CDS encoding sensor histidine kinase: MRERTITLVRVAVAVSVLLLAVPGMLLGSYLIWKDAETTVEVRSQAVVEVIGRLELNNSKVWPNLLDSLAESSRLSGVHISVTYPDGQTIESLNPAVSSRFELRRFSPQGALVTISAPKYAAIANIARLLGAVAILVVAAFLVGAYFARQRARILSDPLVLLAATAEQIGAGQVRPRMPASGIEEIDLVYQELERTASRMASRIAAERQFAADAAHQLRTPLTALSMRIEEIQMLADDPDIVEESERALEQIDRLGGVVTELMRTSTTGTSGTTEIVNLRDICTQQYDEWEPVFRNVGRTLVFNDGDYEQILATPGSLSQILATLIENSLKYGAGTTTITPIKAGRMVHIKVRDEGPGVPDELGDSIFLKGVSTGGSTGIGLAVARELASNDGGRLELTVRKPAEFTLTLAAAPQQMEASQHNGHATLISLRSRRRRR; this comes from the coding sequence ATGCGCGAACGTACTATTACTCTAGTACGAGTTGCTGTTGCAGTGTCCGTGTTATTACTAGCGGTTCCAGGCATGCTTTTGGGAAGCTATTTGATCTGGAAAGACGCCGAAACAACAGTTGAAGTGAGATCGCAAGCTGTCGTAGAAGTAATTGGTCGGCTAGAGCTGAATAATTCTAAAGTGTGGCCCAATCTGCTTGATTCTCTGGCAGAATCCTCGCGTCTATCTGGAGTTCATATCTCGGTAACATATCCAGACGGACAAACCATTGAGTCGCTTAATCCAGCTGTTTCTTCCCGCTTTGAACTGCGCAGATTCTCACCCCAAGGCGCGCTCGTCACTATTTCTGCACCAAAATATGCAGCGATAGCGAATATTGCGCGACTTCTCGGAGCAGTAGCTATTTTGGTGGTCGCTGCATTTCTGGTTGGGGCATACTTTGCTCGGCAACGCGCTCGCATCCTATCCGACCCACTTGTCCTCTTAGCTGCAACGGCCGAACAAATCGGAGCTGGTCAGGTCCGTCCCCGGATGCCAGCATCCGGTATTGAAGAAATTGATTTGGTCTACCAAGAGCTAGAACGTACGGCCAGCCGGATGGCCAGCCGTATCGCTGCTGAGCGCCAATTTGCCGCCGATGCCGCGCATCAATTACGCACTCCACTGACTGCGCTATCGATGCGCATCGAAGAAATCCAGATGCTCGCCGATGATCCAGATATCGTAGAAGAAAGTGAACGAGCACTTGAACAAATAGATCGTCTTGGCGGAGTTGTCACAGAACTGATGCGTACCTCAACCACCGGTACCTCAGGAACTACTGAAATAGTGAATCTTCGCGATATTTGTACTCAACAATACGATGAATGGGAGCCAGTTTTCCGCAATGTTGGGCGGACATTGGTCTTCAACGATGGGGATTATGAGCAGATTTTAGCTACTCCTGGGTCACTGTCACAGATTCTCGCAACCCTTATTGAGAACTCATTAAAATACGGGGCTGGTACAACAACAATTACGCCAATCAAAGCTGGGCGTATGGTGCATATCAAAGTTCGTGATGAGGGCCCTGGAGTTCCTGATGAGCTCGGTGATTCAATCTTCCTCAAAGGCGTTTCAACTGGTGGGTCAACCGGAATTGGATTGGCGGTAGCCCGAGAATTAGCTTCAAATGATGGGGGACGTTTAGAACTCACTGTTCGTAAGCCAGCTGAGTTCACCCTTACTTTGGCAGCGGCGCCCCAACAGATGGAAGCTAGCCAACATAATGGGCACGCAACACTCATATCGTTACGTTCACGCCGTCGTCGTCGCTAA